Part of the Gammaproteobacteria bacterium genome, CACGATTGTCGGCCTCGTTCACCATGAAGACCTGCTAAAGGGCATGCTGCAGCAGGAAACCGATCCCGCTGCAATCACTCCCGAACGTCCGTCACCAGCACCCACCCTGGCAGCTGGCAACGAGCAGAACTGAACGAACTGCTTGCTGGCACCTAGGCCAGCTGCATTGCCACGAAGCCTTCCAGGCCAGCCAGACCGGCACGCCGACCGGCGGCCAGGGCCGCCGCCATGTCTGCTCCCTGGCAGCAGCTTTCACGCAGGGCGTACAGCGCCCCGACGCGGTTGCCGGATCCACAGTGAATGATCATCGGCTGGTTCGCCTCCTCGGACAGCAAGGCATCGAGTCGCCGGGCATTTTCGTCGGTCACGTCCTGCGGGCCATTCACCGGGAGGTATTCGAATCGCAAGCCCCGGTTTTCCGCGGCGGCCTGCACGTCGTAGTCGAATTCCGATCGATCGCTGACACACACCAGGCATTTCACACCAGCTTCGGCGGCGGCGGCGATGTCCTCTTCCGCAGGCTTGCCGGCTGAAAAAAGTCCGCGCTCGAATTCCTTCAGGTTTTTCCAGTTCACCAGTTTGCTGCTATCAACTTCAGGCATTGCTTGCTCCGTCATTCAGAATGAATGGCCCTCAGGCCAGGTTTTTCCAGAAAATCGCGATTGCCATCACCACCAGGAAGACGGCAAAGCCCTTGCGAAGCGCTGCCTGCGGGATTCGGGATGACACCCGTTCACCCAGCGCGCCGCCCACTGCGCCTATCAGGATGAACATGCCGATCAGTGGCCAGTCGAAACTGTTGGCTGGCAGCACCTGCCAGTAACCAATCGCACCGCTCAGCGACTTCAAGGCGATGACCAGCAGGCTAGTACCGACTGCCACCCGCATGCTCAATCCACCCAGCAACACCAGGGCCGGCACGATCATGAAGCCGCCACCCACGCCGACAAGGCCGGTGAGGATGCCGACCAGCAAGCCGTCCATGCCGATCTTCCAGGCCGAACGCAGCGGTTGTTCGACACCCGCAGCCACAAGTTTCGGTGGCCGCGCCATCAACACGGCAGCGGCGAGCATGACCGTTGCAAACAGCAACAGCTGCACGGTACCGCTGATCCACGCGGACAGCATGGCGCCCACCCAGGTACCCGCCATGCCCGGCAGGCCGAACCACAGGACACTGCGGCCATCGACCTGCCCTGCCCGCAGGTAGGACAGGGACGACACCAGGGCAATACCACCGACAATCACCAGGCTGCCGGCAATGGCCACTTTCTCGGGTTGTTCCAGCAGGTAGACCAGCACGGGCACCGTGAGTATCGAACCACCGGAGCCC contains:
- a CDS encoding sulfur transferase domain-containing protein; this encodes MPEVDSSKLVNWKNLKEFERGLFSAGKPAEEDIAAAAEAGVKCLVCVSDRSEFDYDVQAAAENRGLRFEYLPVNGPQDVTDENARRLDALLSEEANQPMIIHCGSGNRVGALYALRESCCQGADMAAALAAGRRAGLAGLEGFVAMQLA
- a CDS encoding sulfite exporter TauE/SafE family protein, which gives rise to MGIGLLAALLIGLSLGLLGSGGSILTVPVLVYLLEQPEKVAIAGSLVIVGGIALVSSLSYLRAGQVDGRSVLWFGLPGMAGTWVGAMLSAWISGTVQLLLFATVMLAAAVLMARPPKLVAAGVEQPLRSAWKIGMDGLLVGILTGLVGVGGGFMIVPALVLLGGLSMRVAVGTSLLVIALKSLSGAIGYWQVLPANSFDWPLIGMFILIGAVGGALGERVSSRIPQAALRKGFAVFLVVMAIAIFWKNLA